In Natronomonas halophila, one DNA window encodes the following:
- a CDS encoding NAD(P)/FAD-dependent oxidoreductase: MTDDVVVLGSGYAGTGAVKKLESELDETADLTWVSDVDHHLVLHESHRCIRDPDIKEKITFDIDEIKSPSTRFVQGRVEEVDEDAREITLADDSTIEYDYLLVGFGSQTAFFGIDGLEEHSLTLKSLEDALEIHDAVSEAAREASRNDPAQIIVGGAGLSGIQSAGEIAEFRDKHRAPLEIHLVEGLDNVFPNNDPVVQAKLRKLLEDKDVEIHTGEFIGEVDEETVYVGEEKELDYDVLLWTGGITGQDAAETVDVDKDERSNRIEAASNFQTTDERIFALGDAALVDQPDQDNPAPPTAQAAWQAAEVAGENIARDIRGQPLKEWTYDDKGTLISVGSKAVAHDVKGLPVDTFGGSAAKALKKTVAARWIKKVNGFADAAKAFPDM; the protein is encoded by the coding sequence ATGACGGATGACGTCGTCGTGCTCGGGTCCGGTTACGCCGGCACCGGCGCGGTCAAGAAACTCGAATCGGAACTCGACGAGACGGCGGACCTCACGTGGGTCTCGGACGTCGACCACCACCTCGTTCTCCACGAGTCCCACCGCTGTATCCGGGACCCCGACATCAAGGAGAAGATCACCTTCGACATCGACGAAATCAAGTCGCCCTCCACGCGCTTCGTGCAGGGCCGCGTCGAGGAAGTCGACGAGGACGCCCGCGAAATCACGCTCGCGGACGACTCGACCATCGAATACGACTACCTGCTCGTCGGCTTCGGTTCCCAGACGGCCTTCTTCGGCATCGACGGCCTTGAGGAACACTCGCTGACGCTCAAGAGCCTCGAAGACGCCCTCGAAATCCACGACGCGGTCAGCGAGGCCGCACGCGAGGCCTCCCGAAACGATCCCGCCCAGATTATCGTCGGCGGTGCCGGCCTCTCCGGTATCCAGTCGGCCGGCGAAATCGCGGAGTTCCGCGACAAGCACCGCGCGCCGCTTGAAATCCACCTCGTCGAGGGGCTGGACAACGTCTTCCCGAACAACGACCCGGTCGTGCAGGCCAAACTCCGCAAACTGCTGGAGGACAAGGACGTCGAAATCCACACCGGCGAGTTCATCGGCGAAGTCGACGAGGAGACGGTCTACGTCGGCGAGGAGAAGGAACTCGACTACGACGTGCTCCTGTGGACCGGCGGCATCACCGGTCAGGACGCCGCCGAAACCGTCGACGTCGACAAGGACGAACGCAGCAACCGCATCGAGGCTGCCTCGAACTTCCAGACGACCGACGAGCGCATCTTCGCGCTGGGCGACGCCGCCCTCGTCGACCAGCCCGACCAGGACAACCCCGCACCGCCGACCGCACAGGCCGCCTGGCAGGCCGCCGAAGTCGCCGGCGAGAACATCGCCCGTGACATTCGCGGCCAGCCGCTCAAGGAATGGACCTACGACGACAAAGGGACGCTCATCTCCGTCGGCAGCAAGGCCGTCGCCCACGACGTCAAGGGCCTGCCCGTCGACACCTTCGGCGGCTCCGCCGCGAAGGCGCTCAAGAAGACCGTTGCCGCACGCTGGATCAAAAAGGTCAACGGCTTCGCCGACGCCGCGAAAGCCTTCCCCGATATGTAA
- a CDS encoding ZIP family metal transporter yields the protein MSAFFTMLLVTTVAGLLTGLGALPTLLGARISHRVYDAALGLAGGIMVAASVFGLIIPGMEQGTLSAVMAGVFIGGFTLLAGNRVIPHLHVRYTRWRGEGGAEDTSSDASLDDRIRRAVLVGGAITLHNAPEGLAMGIAFASGLEDVALVLAIVIGLQNVPDGFAFAIPVSQAGVSGVRVFLYTTLSGAVPQVAASIFGYGLVSVAQGVFPIAAGFAAGAMLGVVFREMVPSSHGHGYADEATAAFLVGFAILVVVDAAVVV from the coding sequence ATGTCGGCGTTTTTCACGATGCTGCTGGTCACCACGGTCGCGGGACTGCTGACCGGCCTCGGCGCGCTGCCCACGCTGCTCGGCGCGCGCATCAGCCACCGGGTCTACGATGCAGCCCTCGGACTGGCCGGCGGCATCATGGTCGCCGCGTCGGTGTTCGGCCTCATCATCCCGGGCATGGAACAGGGAACCCTATCGGCGGTGATGGCCGGCGTCTTCATCGGCGGCTTCACGCTGTTGGCCGGCAACCGCGTCATCCCGCATCTCCACGTCCGGTACACGCGCTGGCGGGGCGAGGGTGGCGCCGAGGATACCTCAAGCGACGCGAGTCTCGACGACCGCATCCGCCGGGCCGTCCTCGTCGGCGGCGCCATCACGCTCCACAACGCGCCCGAGGGACTGGCGATGGGCATCGCCTTCGCCTCCGGCCTCGAAGACGTCGCGCTCGTGTTGGCCATCGTCATCGGCCTCCAGAACGTCCCCGACGGCTTCGCCTTCGCCATCCCCGTCAGTCAGGCGGGCGTCTCGGGCGTCCGCGTGTTCCTCTATACGACCCTCTCGGGGGCGGTCCCGCAGGTCGCGGCCTCGATATTCGGCTACGGTCTCGTCTCCGTCGCACAGGGTGTCTTCCCGATTGCTGCCGGCTTCGCGGCCGGGGCTATGCTCGGCGTCGTCTTCCGGGAGATGGTTCCCTCCAGTCACGGCCACGGCTACGCCGACGAGGCCACTGCGGCCTTCCTCGTGGGATTCGCGATATTGGTGGTCGTCGACGCCGCCGTCGTGGTGTAG
- a CDS encoding CNNM domain-containing protein, with protein MVSASITVVGIVATVLLLCCSAFFSSSETAVFSLPTQWIDEQAASGDPRADVLKELRDDPHRLLVTLLVGNNVVNIAISSILTVLITSRLSAGPGVAVTTVITSFLILIFGEIVPKAYGLGNAQQWSLTIASPVRFVERALSPLISLFDAITRRMNALISVDPDIEKPYTD; from the coding sequence ATGGTAAGCGCCTCAATAACGGTTGTCGGAATCGTGGCGACAGTTCTACTCCTCTGTTGTAGCGCCTTCTTCTCCAGTTCCGAGACGGCCGTCTTCTCGCTGCCGACCCAGTGGATAGACGAGCAGGCGGCCTCGGGCGACCCCCGTGCGGACGTCCTGAAGGAACTCCGGGATGACCCCCACCGCCTGCTGGTGACGCTGCTCGTCGGCAACAACGTCGTGAACATCGCGATTTCGAGCATCCTGACCGTCCTCATCACCAGTCGCCTCTCGGCCGGCCCCGGCGTCGCCGTGACGACGGTTATCACCAGTTTCCTCATCCTGATTTTCGGCGAAATCGTGCCGAAGGCCTACGGCCTCGGCAACGCTCAACAGTGGTCGCTGACCATCGCCTCGCCCGTCCGGTTCGTCGAACGCGCGCTGTCGCCGCTCATCTCGCTTTTCGACGCGATTACGCGCCGGATGAACGCACTCATCAGCGTCGACCCGGATATCGAGAAACCGTACACCGATTGA
- the gyrB gene encoding DNA topoisomerase (ATP-hydrolyzing) subunit B: protein MSQDSEYSAGQIQVLEGLEAVQKRPAMYIGSTDARGLHHLVYEVVDNSIDEALAGYCDTIEVVINDDNSVTVRDDGRGIPVETHEEYDRSAVEVIMTVLHAGGKFDSKSYQVSGGLHGVGVSVVNALSKELEVEIKRDGYVWQHRFDHGEPQGELEQVREMDEDEETGTEIRFWPDDDIFETGEFTYSTLQSRLRELAFLNPGVAITLRDDRPEEIEEDTFEYEGGIKEFVEYLNETRDVLHDEVVYFEDEEDDIHVEVAIQATAGVQGSIHAFANNINTREGGTHLTGFKTSLTRVINDYATSNNMLSDLDGTLKGEDIREGLTAVISVKHPDPQFEGQTKTKLGNSEVRGIVEGAVHEELATYLEENPSTAEAIVSKAVEAAKARKAAKKAEELTRRKSALESTSLPGKLADCQTRDPEEAELFVVEGDSAGGSAKQGRNPDFQAILPLRGKILNVEKHRLDRILENDQIRNLITAVGTGIGEEFDIEETRYQKIIILCDADVDGAHIRTLLLTFLYRHMTPLIERGYVYAAQPPLYRIRYKGETYDAMTEAERDRIVEEVCDGNPSQVQRFKGLGEMNPKQLWDTTMNPENRILKQVTIEDAAAADRMFSVLMGDAVEPRKQFIKEHADEAEWIDI, encoded by the coding sequence ATGTCTCAGGATAGTGAATACAGCGCCGGGCAGATACAGGTGCTGGAAGGACTCGAAGCAGTCCAGAAGCGCCCGGCCATGTACATCGGGTCGACGGACGCCCGTGGTCTCCATCATCTCGTCTACGAGGTCGTCGACAACTCCATCGACGAGGCGCTCGCCGGCTACTGTGACACCATCGAGGTCGTCATCAACGACGACAACTCGGTGACCGTCAGGGACGACGGCCGCGGTATCCCCGTGGAAACCCACGAGGAGTACGACCGCTCCGCCGTCGAGGTCATCATGACGGTCCTCCACGCCGGCGGCAAGTTCGACAGCAAGTCCTACCAGGTCTCCGGCGGCCTCCACGGCGTCGGCGTCTCCGTGGTCAACGCCCTCTCGAAGGAACTCGAGGTCGAAATCAAACGGGACGGCTACGTCTGGCAACACCGCTTCGACCACGGCGAACCCCAGGGCGAACTCGAACAGGTCCGGGAGATGGACGAAGACGAGGAGACGGGCACCGAAATCCGCTTTTGGCCTGACGACGACATCTTCGAGACGGGCGAGTTCACCTACTCGACGCTCCAGTCGCGGCTTCGGGAACTCGCCTTCCTCAACCCCGGCGTCGCCATCACGCTCCGGGACGACCGTCCCGAGGAGATAGAAGAGGACACCTTCGAGTACGAGGGCGGCATCAAGGAGTTCGTCGAATACCTCAACGAGACCCGCGACGTCCTCCACGACGAAGTCGTCTACTTCGAGGACGAGGAAGACGACATCCACGTCGAAGTCGCTATTCAGGCGACTGCGGGCGTGCAGGGCTCGATTCACGCCTTCGCGAACAACATCAACACCCGCGAGGGCGGGACCCACCTGACCGGCTTCAAGACCTCCCTGACGCGGGTCATCAACGACTACGCCACCTCGAACAACATGCTGTCGGACCTCGACGGCACCCTCAAAGGCGAGGACATCCGCGAGGGACTGACCGCCGTCATCTCGGTCAAACACCCCGACCCGCAGTTCGAGGGACAGACCAAGACCAAACTGGGCAACAGCGAGGTCCGGGGCATCGTCGAGGGGGCCGTCCACGAGGAACTGGCGACCTACCTCGAAGAGAACCCGAGCACGGCCGAAGCCATCGTCTCGAAGGCCGTCGAGGCCGCGAAGGCTCGAAAAGCGGCCAAGAAGGCCGAGGAACTGACCCGTCGGAAGTCCGCGCTGGAATCGACCTCGCTGCCCGGCAAACTCGCGGACTGTCAGACCCGCGACCCCGAGGAGGCCGAACTCTTCGTGGTCGAGGGCGACTCCGCCGGTGGCTCCGCCAAACAGGGTCGCAATCCCGACTTTCAGGCCATCCTCCCGCTTCGCGGGAAGATTCTCAACGTCGAGAAACACCGACTGGACCGGATTCTGGAGAACGACCAGATTCGGAACCTCATCACCGCCGTCGGCACCGGCATCGGCGAGGAGTTCGACATCGAGGAGACTCGCTATCAGAAGATTATCATCCTCTGTGACGCCGACGTCGACGGTGCCCACATCCGGACGCTTCTGCTTACCTTCCTCTATCGACACATGACGCCGCTCATCGAACGCGGCTACGTTTACGCCGCCCAACCGCCGCTGTACCGCATCCGGTACAAGGGCGAGACCTACGATGCGATGACCGAAGCAGAGCGGGACCGCATCGTCGAGGAGGTCTGTGACGGCAACCCCTCGCAGGTCCAGCGGTTCAAGGGCCTCGGCGAGATGAACCCGAAACAGCTCTGGGATACGACGATGAACCCGGAAAACCGGATTCTCAAGCAGGTCACCATCGAGGACGCCGCCGCCGCGGACCGGATGTTCAGCGTGCTGATGGGCGATGCGGTCGAACCGCGCAAGCAGTTCATCAAGGAACACGCCGACGAAGCCGAGTGGATTGACATCTAA
- the rocF gene encoding arginase, with protein MDLRVIGAPMDLGADRRGVDMGPSAIRYAGLSDAVRDVGYSYDDTGDLPVPRPEGRNPNAERPDGGNAKYLRETRWVCRRVESAVADAINDGDFPLVLGGDHSIAIGSVGGASKEQDIGLLWLDAHGDFNTSETSPSGNIHGMPIAAMLGHGSFADKSWATANIDEENIAMVGLRDIDAEERTAINSSDVNAYTMSDVDSRGLTPIVEDAIEAALDGVDALHVSLDMDFLDPNEAPGVGTPVRGGASYREAHAAMELVADTDAVCSMEVVEVNPILDSHNKTADLAVELIASGLGKRIL; from the coding sequence ATGGACCTGCGAGTCATCGGTGCGCCGATGGACCTCGGTGCGGACCGCCGTGGCGTCGACATGGGACCGTCGGCCATCCGGTATGCTGGCCTCTCGGACGCCGTCAGGGACGTCGGCTACTCCTACGACGACACCGGCGACCTGCCCGTCCCGCGACCGGAAGGTCGGAACCCGAACGCCGAACGCCCCGACGGCGGCAACGCGAAGTACCTCCGTGAAACCCGGTGGGTCTGCCGTCGCGTCGAAAGCGCCGTCGCCGACGCCATCAACGACGGCGATTTCCCCCTCGTGTTGGGTGGGGACCACTCCATCGCCATCGGGAGCGTCGGCGGTGCGAGCAAGGAACAGGATATCGGCCTCCTTTGGCTGGACGCCCACGGAGATTTCAACACCTCCGAAACCTCGCCGAGCGGCAACATCCACGGGATGCCCATCGCCGCGATGCTCGGCCATGGCTCCTTCGCCGACAAGAGTTGGGCGACGGCCAACATCGACGAGGAGAACATCGCCATGGTCGGTCTCCGCGATATCGACGCCGAGGAACGAACCGCCATCAACAGCAGCGACGTGAACGCCTACACGATGAGCGACGTCGATAGTCGCGGCCTGACACCCATCGTCGAAGACGCAATCGAGGCCGCCCTCGACGGCGTCGACGCACTCCACGTCAGCCTCGACATGGACTTTCTGGATCCCAACGAAGCGCCCGGCGTCGGGACGCCCGTCCGCGGCGGCGCCAGCTATCGGGAAGCCCACGCCGCGATGGAACTGGTCGCCGACACCGACGCCGTCTGCTCGATGGAAGTCGTCGAAGTCAACCCAATTCTCGACTCGCACAACAAGACCGCCGACCTCGCGGTCGAACTCATCGCCAGCGGGCTCGGCAAGCGGATTCTCTGA
- a CDS encoding Rrf2 family transcriptional regulator, whose translation MSSIELTPSQKTILQELVNLYRESESAVKGEDIAEQVDRNPGTIRNQMQSLKALQLVEGVPGPKGGYKPTANAYDALKIQEMEQAADVPFRHNGELIEGANVQEIDLTSVHHPELCRAEIKLQGSIADFDEGDKISVGPTPLSKLLIEGELEGKDDTNNSLILTIDNMEAPAGNADPLH comes from the coding sequence ATGTCATCAATCGAGTTGACTCCCAGTCAGAAGACGATTCTGCAGGAACTCGTCAATCTCTACCGGGAGTCCGAAAGTGCGGTTAAAGGCGAGGACATCGCCGAGCAGGTAGATCGCAATCCGGGGACCATCCGCAACCAGATGCAGAGCCTCAAGGCGCTGCAGTTGGTCGAGGGCGTACCGGGGCCGAAGGGCGGCTACAAGCCGACGGCCAACGCGTATGACGCACTGAAGATTCAGGAGATGGAGCAGGCCGCAGACGTTCCCTTCCGCCACAACGGCGAACTCATCGAGGGCGCGAACGTTCAGGAAATCGACCTCACGAGCGTCCATCATCCGGAACTCTGTCGTGCTGAAATCAAACTGCAGGGCTCTATCGCGGACTTCGACGAGGGCGACAAAATCAGCGTCGGCCCGACGCCGCTATCGAAGCTCCTCATCGAGGGCGAACTCGAAGGCAAGGACGACACGAACAACAGCCTCATTCTCACTATCGACAACATGGAGGCGCCCGCGGGCAACGCCGACCCGCTCCACTAA
- the gyrA gene encoding DNA gyrase subunit A, whose translation MSSETPDAPDVPADKVEPVRIEDEMEQSYIDYAMSVIVGRALPDARDGLKPVQRRILYAMEEMSLTPRSGHRKSSSIVGETMGNYHPHGDKAIYDALARMAQDFSLRYPLVDGQGNFGSIDGDPPAAMRYTEARMAPLAQELLADIDKDTVDFTSNYDDRLTEPDVLPSKVPNLLLNGASGIAVGMSTNIPPHNLGEVVDAAIHLIDNPDCSVSDLIDTPESDGYIKGPDFPTGANIVNREGLWDAYTEGRGRLRVRADLDVEYSEKGGDRIIINELPYQENKARRIERIAEDVKDGKIEGISDIRDESDRNGIRVVIDCKRGANVDVVKNQLIENHLENTFSVISLALVDEQPRVLNLKELLEQFVDHRREVVRRRSQFELGEAEDRAHILEGRLVALDNVDSVVDLIQNSEDRDAAIGTLQEDFDLSETQAEHIVRMQLGSLTSMEAGEIQTEYEEVQAEIERLETILGDEEELLDVIKDELREVKEEYDDERRTHIIEDAGAVTREDLIAEEEVVVVVTEDDYVKRMPLADFDPQHRGGKGIIGSRPKEGDQVSTVFTASTHDYLLCFTNQGQVYRLKVFELPEMGRTARGTSAVNIIDLDDGEEITAVVNTDDIDEGYLAMATEGGYVKRTAVSEFENVHSGGIRAVSLEDEDSLVDVEVTSGDGDLFVGTRQGMTIRFAEEDARPMGRTARGVNGIKLEGDDKVAGLVAAESEDDRDLLTVTKHGYGKRTALEEYRQQSRYGKGLIDIKTDERNGPVCSINTVSAGDGLVIMSESGQIMRTHVDEVSEVGRNTKGVVVMKVDDDDQVAGVDVVPAEAMDEDGDADDADGDEE comes from the coding sequence ATGAGTTCTGAAACACCCGACGCGCCGGACGTTCCGGCAGACAAGGTAGAGCCCGTCCGCATCGAGGACGAGATGGAGCAGTCGTACATCGACTACGCGATGAGCGTCATCGTCGGGCGTGCGCTGCCCGACGCCCGTGACGGCCTCAAGCCCGTCCAGCGGCGCATCCTCTATGCGATGGAGGAGATGAGCCTCACGCCCCGGTCCGGCCACCGGAAGTCCTCCTCCATCGTCGGCGAGACGATGGGTAACTACCACCCGCACGGCGACAAGGCCATCTACGACGCGCTGGCGCGGATGGCCCAGGACTTCTCGCTGCGCTACCCGCTCGTCGACGGACAGGGGAACTTCGGGTCTATCGACGGCGACCCGCCCGCCGCGATGCGGTATACCGAGGCCCGGATGGCCCCGCTCGCTCAGGAGTTGCTGGCGGACATCGACAAGGATACGGTCGATTTCACGAGCAACTACGACGACCGACTGACCGAACCCGACGTCCTGCCGTCGAAGGTGCCGAACCTCCTTCTGAACGGCGCCTCCGGTATCGCCGTCGGGATGTCGACCAACATCCCGCCGCACAACCTCGGTGAGGTCGTTGACGCGGCAATCCACCTCATCGACAATCCCGACTGTTCGGTGTCGGACCTCATCGACACGCCCGAATCGGACGGCTACATCAAAGGGCCGGACTTCCCGACCGGCGCGAACATCGTCAACCGCGAGGGCCTGTGGGACGCCTACACCGAGGGCCGCGGGCGCCTCCGCGTTCGCGCCGACCTCGACGTCGAGTACAGCGAGAAGGGCGGCGACCGTATCATCATCAACGAACTCCCATATCAGGAGAACAAGGCCCGCCGCATCGAGCGCATCGCCGAGGACGTCAAGGACGGCAAGATAGAGGGTATCAGCGACATTCGCGACGAGTCCGACCGGAACGGCATCCGCGTCGTCATCGACTGTAAGCGCGGCGCTAACGTCGATGTCGTCAAGAACCAGCTCATCGAGAACCACCTCGAAAACACGTTCTCGGTCATCTCGCTGGCGCTTGTCGACGAGCAGCCCCGGGTGCTGAACCTGAAGGAACTGCTCGAACAGTTCGTCGACCACCGCCGCGAAGTGGTCCGCCGACGCTCGCAGTTCGAACTCGGCGAGGCCGAGGACCGCGCACACATCCTCGAAGGCCGACTGGTCGCGCTCGACAACGTCGACAGCGTCGTCGACCTGATTCAGAACAGCGAGGACCGCGATGCAGCCATCGGTACCCTTCAGGAGGACTTCGACCTCTCGGAGACCCAGGCCGAACACATCGTTCGGATGCAGTTGGGTTCGCTGACCTCGATGGAGGCCGGCGAAATCCAGACCGAATACGAGGAGGTTCAGGCCGAAATCGAACGGCTCGAAACCATCCTCGGCGACGAAGAGGAACTGCTCGACGTCATCAAGGACGAACTCCGCGAGGTCAAGGAGGAGTACGACGACGAGCGCCGGACCCACATCATCGAGGACGCGGGTGCGGTCACCCGCGAGGACCTCATCGCCGAGGAGGAGGTCGTCGTCGTCGTCACCGAGGACGACTACGTCAAGCGGATGCCGCTGGCCGATTTCGACCCCCAGCACCGCGGCGGCAAGGGCATCATCGGCTCCCGACCCAAGGAAGGCGACCAGGTGTCGACGGTCTTCACCGCCTCGACACACGATTACCTGCTCTGCTTCACGAATCAGGGGCAGGTCTACCGCCTGAAGGTCTTCGAGTTGCCCGAAATGGGCCGGACCGCCCGCGGTACCTCGGCAGTCAACATCATCGACCTCGACGACGGCGAGGAGATTACGGCCGTCGTCAACACGGACGACATCGACGAGGGCTACCTCGCGATGGCGACCGAAGGCGGCTACGTCAAGCGAACCGCCGTCTCCGAGTTCGAGAACGTCCACTCGGGCGGCATCCGCGCCGTCAGCCTCGAAGACGAGGACTCGCTGGTCGACGTCGAGGTGACCTCCGGCGACGGGGACCTGTTCGTCGGTACCCGACAGGGTATGACCATTCGCTTCGCCGAGGAGGACGCCCGACCGATGGGCCGGACGGCCCGCGGTGTCAACGGCATCAAACTCGAAGGCGACGACAAGGTCGCCGGCCTCGTCGCCGCCGAAAGCGAGGACGACCGCGACCTGCTGACGGTCACCAAACACGGATACGGCAAGCGGACAGCGCTCGAGGAATACCGCCAGCAGTCCCGCTACGGCAAGGGTCTCATCGACATCAAGACCGACGAGCGCAACGGCCCCGTCTGCTCCATCAACACGGTTTCGGCGGGCGACGGCCTCGTCATCATGAGCGAGTCCGGCCAGATTATGCGCACCCACGTCGACGAGGTGTCGGAAGTCGGCCGGAACACCAAGGGCGTCGTCGTGATGAAAGTCGATGACGACGACCAGGTCGCTGGCGTCGACGTCGTCCCCGCCGAAGCGATGGACGAGGACGGCGACGCCGACGACGCGGACGGCGACGAGGAGTAA
- the trpB gene encoding tryptophan synthase subunit beta, giving the protein MSDSDDHQFGEFGGRYVPEPMQEPLEQLAGAFEEIAQSEAFKEEFRHALEQYAGRPTPLFHAENLSEAYGADIYLKREDLLHGGAHKINNCVGQALLAEKAGKDRLIAETGAGQHGVATAMVGALFDLDTEIYMGKKDVERQKMNVFRMRLMGAEVNEVTRGGEGLADAVDAALEDFAENMEDTHYLVGSVVGPDPFPRMVREFQSVIGTEAREQIIDQIGGLPDACVACVGGGSNAIGLFHAFRDDPVEFYGGEGGGKGSESTQHAAPLAEGEEDVLHGMKTRVIGEGVDVHSVSAGLDYPSVGPEHAMFREVGRCEYRGITDDEALAAFRDLSELEGIIPALESAHAVALAGELADEGDHDTIVVNLSGRGDKDMQQVAEMLELD; this is encoded by the coding sequence ATGTCCGATTCCGACGACCACCAGTTCGGCGAGTTCGGCGGACGGTACGTCCCCGAACCGATGCAGGAGCCGCTCGAACAGTTGGCGGGCGCCTTCGAGGAAATCGCCCAATCCGAGGCGTTCAAAGAAGAGTTCCGCCACGCCCTCGAACAGTACGCCGGGCGGCCGACGCCGCTGTTCCACGCCGAGAACCTCAGCGAGGCTTACGGCGCCGATATCTACCTCAAACGGGAGGACCTGCTCCACGGCGGCGCGCACAAGATTAACAACTGCGTCGGGCAGGCGCTTTTGGCCGAGAAGGCGGGCAAGGACCGCCTTATCGCCGAAACCGGCGCCGGCCAACACGGCGTCGCGACGGCGATGGTTGGCGCGCTCTTCGACCTCGATACGGAGATTTACATGGGGAAGAAGGACGTCGAGCGGCAGAAGATGAACGTCTTCCGCATGCGCCTGATGGGCGCGGAAGTTAACGAAGTCACGCGCGGCGGCGAGGGCCTTGCCGACGCCGTCGACGCCGCTCTGGAGGACTTCGCCGAGAACATGGAGGATACCCACTACCTCGTCGGCAGCGTGGTCGGCCCCGACCCCTTCCCGCGGATGGTCCGGGAGTTCCAGTCGGTCATCGGCACGGAGGCCCGCGAACAAATCATCGACCAGATTGGAGGCCTTCCAGACGCCTGCGTGGCCTGCGTCGGCGGCGGGTCCAACGCCATCGGTCTGTTCCACGCCTTCCGGGACGACCCCGTCGAGTTCTACGGCGGCGAAGGCGGCGGCAAGGGCTCCGAATCGACCCAGCACGCTGCGCCGCTGGCCGAGGGCGAAGAGGACGTCCTTCACGGCATGAAAACGCGCGTCATCGGCGAGGGCGTCGACGTCCATAGCGTCTCCGCTGGCCTCGATTACCCGAGCGTCGGCCCGGAACACGCCATGTTCCGCGAGGTCGGCCGCTGTGAGTACCGCGGGATTACGGACGACGAGGCGCTGGCAGCGTTCCGCGACCTTTCGGAACTCGAAGGCATCATCCCGGCGCTCGAATCGGCCCACGCTGTCGCGCTGGCCGGGGAACTCGCCGACGAGGGCGACCACGACACCATCGTCGTGAACCTCTCGGGCCGCGGCGACAAGGACATGCAGCAGGTCGCCGAGATGCTCGAATTGGATTAA
- a CDS encoding mechanosensitive ion channel domain-containing protein: MVADFVLRIVDSTIRGLVSGVEAALPRLVAGLVFAAVAYLGVRLILAALGASLRRYYGERQELVAQLFVTVVGIFLWFAAGLTFLKIVGMGDIAASLGTAVGFIALGVSYALSEMIEDTVAGVYLLRDPDFEVGDEIKVGSTEGTVAAIELRKSRFTLENGDTWIAANRKVEAEWTKLAEE; this comes from the coding sequence ATGGTGGCTGATTTCGTTCTCCGAATCGTCGACAGTACGATTCGCGGGCTCGTGAGTGGCGTCGAGGCGGCGCTTCCCCGACTCGTTGCGGGCCTCGTTTTCGCCGCCGTCGCCTATCTCGGGGTGCGGCTCATTCTGGCGGCCCTCGGCGCGTCGCTCCGTCGGTACTACGGGGAGCGACAGGAACTGGTCGCACAGCTTTTCGTCACTGTCGTCGGCATCTTCCTGTGGTTCGCTGCGGGATTGACGTTCCTGAAAATCGTCGGAATGGGCGATATCGCCGCCAGCCTCGGGACGGCCGTCGGCTTCATCGCCTTGGGCGTCTCGTATGCGCTCTCGGAGATGATCGAGGACACCGTCGCTGGCGTCTATCTGCTCCGGGACCCCGACTTCGAGGTCGGTGACGAAATCAAGGTCGGCAGCACGGAAGGGACCGTTGCGGCCATCGAACTGCGCAAGAGTCGGTTCACGCTCGAAAACGGTGATACGTGGATCGCCGCCAACCGAAAGGTCGAGGCGGAATGGACGAAACTGGCCGAGGAGTAA